gaaaaacaaagtttaaatatttctatattcgaAATTTGGGTTGATAAAATTCCCTCCAAAAATTTGTCCAGGCTCCCTAACAATCCTGGAGTCGCCACTGCATGGCACAACGACAGCACCGCTGGTAGAGCTTCCTTCACTTATCTATTACACAAAAGgctaacatatataaaaaatatctattatctcataaataaattcaatttgtaCCTCTACTTTCCTTTTCTCAATGACAAAATATAATGCAGTAATACACAAAAGgctaacatataaaaaaatctttataaatCTAAGTATGAGTACTTTGAAGACATTAAcgaaaattttaattattgaattattagtttaaaaattatatttaatctttaatttaacGACGAACGACAGAAGCGGTGGCTAAAGCAACAGCCACAAGCGGAAATTGAGGTAAAGTGATGTTAGTTTGAGGAACCATGAGTTCAATAGCTGAAGAGCAAATTGAGAAAACATGTTGCTGCAAATTAAAAAATCGATTGAAACTGGAAATTTACATATTTCTTCGTGGAAACTGATAGaaactgaaagaaaaaaatcagcTCTTTCTTTGCTTCTACTCTCGTTAGACACACATCATACATATTTTTATTACATTATTTGTAACTTTTTCAATAGTAGATGAATAAATAAAGGTCGAATACTATTTAGATCTTTTATAAATACTCTATCTTTCCCAacatataagcaaaaaatggtcaacaaaaatgaatatatttggtctaaatctttaactaaatacatcaagttttttgaactcatttttgcttatattttgggacggatggagtatgtAGCGGTGTCAGtgtcatatattttttacattagtgCAGTGTCGCCGTGTCTGTGTCGTGTCAGATATCCATGTCGAagtttgtgcttcatagctaATGagcgaattttttatagtgaaggAAAGAAGAAGCACTCATCAATAGGCATGACAACATAACTCATATCCGCGGGTACCCACCCTCCCCGATTTTGACGGGAAAAAATCGAGTTGattgagtttgaatttttccCAGCCACAACGGCGTAGGAATAAAATTTTCACGCCATGTTTTGTATAGAGTACTATAAAAATACATATAGCGAATCTACAAAATTTCGTAGCATTCCGACTTGCCAGTGTCGTTTTCATTGTTTTTACTCGACTAACGCGATTTTAAATAAAGTTggtttttctatttatattctttgtttaaaaaaattatttaacaaaacaattttttttgacttttacccattttttaataaaaaataccaaaattcaACTCAAGTTCATATAGAGGTGAGGCGGAATAGAGATACCTGAAACCCACGGGGACTCGAACCCTGCGTTCGATTTGAGATTCTACTTTTCATACCCGTTAAAAATTAGGACGGATTTGAATTTGGGAACGGCAAAATCCATCCGTGCTCCGCCTCATTACTATGCCAACTCATCAACGATAGGGTCGGCATTGTGTGCATGTAGGAGAAAAAGTTGAGGTTGGTGTAAATAAAATGAACGAAAAAGACGCATATGGATAGCCTGCAGTTGAATTTAAATGCAGGATCTCCTGATCATGAAAATTTAACAATTTTGGTGCGAACAATTctgcttttttttagtatataaatgaaatgactaaactaattttttttttaatctcatATGAAATTTTAGGTAAGTCATAtgaagtttaaaaataaataaacatttttatggTTAAATGAAATTAAGTGGATATTtgattatttgtaaaaaaaaaaataaacatcatataaactcacacacataagtGAAAGACTCAGAGTTCGAACTTCGATCATAACGTTCAGCCTAACAATTCTAGCATTTTTTGTCGATTGAGCTAGGACTTCAGGACTAATAGATTGTATTTTTactaaatagatttttttaaaacaatttaaacaCATATCAATATAATCCAAACATCAAATTAATGAAAACagactttttagaaaaaaattccAACTGAACGAAATTGCATACTATTTTAATCTTTATATCggataatattatattttaaaatagatctaATCTGAACCGTTCATACTCCTAAAAAAagagaacatttttttttttttttggacaaaagaAGAGAACGTTAGAACGTTGTGTTCATGTTACAAGTTAAACTTAAACTTTGATACATTTACATGGCATCCGATCCCTTTCATTGAATTAGCTTGTTAATGTTTTCAACATTCCCTTCATGACAATTGTATGACTTAATTATGTTCaaaatatctttaaaaaatttcttatcaTTATTGTATATTCTTATAGATGGCGATTTGTTATTCACAGAAAAAAGTAACAGTGTTAAAAACATAGATATATTTTGTTTGGGAACCACAATAATAAAACttctaaaatacaatttttcatATCAGATGCATACTTAAACCATTAAACAACTAATGTAATTGTACAAAAAACGAAAACTATTGTACTTTAGGAAGTTCATATCGCTCCttctttattcataataccTCACGCCGACACAACGGACAAGAATAAGAAGACGAACGATTGATGCATTGATCGATCTACTTGATAAGACATTCTTTACGGAATCCTTTGCAAAATTCTTCCACACAAATTGAACATTGATCCGTAGACTTTAAGGTAGTAGTTTCAACATCCAATCTCGGTGAAAATCCCATATTTTGTCGACCAATACAATTAAGATCAAATTGATCGACTCTAGTAACAATCTGAAGCAACACATTCATATGCAACATTCCACATCCTTCGGTGTTGAGTGCAACCATGTTTCTAGCCGAATCTCCCATTTGATGTAGAACTTCAGGTAATACGTAATAAGGCACATCATGAAAGGTGTCGATCAAAAAGCGAGTGATATCAATGGAATCCATGATTGTGTGTCTATTATAATTGCATAAGACTTCACAAGGAATCAAGAAGTTGGCGTCGATAGGTTTTGTGTGATTAAAGATAGGTTTTTTTGGGTTATTAGATGTAGAAGAAATAGTTAAGTGGTTATAACGAAAACGAATGGTGAGGTAACCATTCAAAGAAGGAGTGTTTGGTAAGATGGGTTTAAAGATTGGACTCACTCTTAACTTGAAGGAGAAGGATTCCATTGAATGAGTGATGAAAAGTTTATGGCAAATATGAAGTAGAAGTGGAAAAGTAATTGGTTTTTTGTTTGAGTTTGGTTTAATTTGTTTAGTATACATTGTTTTTATAGGTAGAAGTTGTAACGGTAATACTTAATTATCAAGAAAAAATAGGCTAATAAATCTAATAAGATTTGatgaaaagataaaataaaatctaaaaagaaTCACCCAATAAGTAATCTTGTTATATCTTTTTTATAGATATCGAtccaaaaaataagataattatATTAGATTTGAAATATATGTAACCGGAAAATTTGTGAGGAATATACCAAAACTATACTATCTTCTTTTAGCCAAATAATATTCATCAATAACTGACACTTAATCATAATAATGAACTATGCACTGATATATCAAATAACAagtcttattattattataaaaaaaaaaaaaacaagtcttattcataaaataaaaacggAAGAGTCTCAAGAACTATGTTGtctaaaaaaaacattacataGATATTCTGGAAAACAAACTATTCAACAAGAATAAAACCTCCTTTTATGTATTCCAAACATGAGAATGGCAAGTCCATAACATGTTCCAGTTCAAGGGATTTGGATGTGAGAGTGTTTACAACCAAATTCCGATTCATATATTGGTTATCTCTACCAAAGCCTCTACACACAACTAGGGACGTATTACACGTCCAAGGAACTTGAACAGTAAAAGCAATGCCAGAACCTGTTTTCTCTTCACAAGAGCTTCTGGTTTCTAAAAGTGTGTCTTTGTATGCTCGGCAAACTTGAGATACATACTTTCCCATTGGTAGAATTTGCTCAGACTCAGATGGAACTGATCCATCATGGTTCAATACATCAGAGTCGGAATGCAGGTTCACCACAGCAGTTTACAGTACCATGTTTGGGATGAAGACAAGTTTTAAGAGATTTTAGGAATGGCGAATCAGGGTTCCATAACTTGTGGGGAAATACATCATTACCATCATAAGCATCAACAAAGATCATATCATATAGATTTGTATTATTAGTTATAAATTCCTCAGCATCTGCTTCATGAAGGCAAATCCTCTCGTGGATGCCTTTCCATAACTTCATCAATGATATCCGGTTTCGCAATAGCCCTGTGACCTGATTTTGTCATGAGTGAAAAAGCCGGGAACCCCATTGCACGAATCGATGCTGAGATAACAAGGGGATCAATTTCAACTACGTCAACAATGGCACCTTGGATTTTACTTGCCAAAAAAAGTGGCAAGCTTCCCCCACCATGACCAATGCATAAAATACGCATATTTTTCTTTCCTTGCAATGTGCtaataatatcaaaattacATGAGGCTACGGCAGTCAACCCAGCAGAAACCATACTCTTCAGATACGGAGCAGCTAAGCAATGTGGTTGCTGCATAAGATAGACAAGTTCCGGCTTGTTTTCTCTGCAAGGAAGCTTTACTTTTGTCGTGCTCTGGCGAGTAACATCATTGAAACGCAGCGCCCGCCATTGATATCCAAGAACCCTCAGATTCCCTTCACTCCCATATCCAGGATGCACTTCCTCACACCTCTGCTGCAACCATCTTTCCATTTTTGACCATTCCATTCTATTGGGTCTGGAGGATGGATGTGCAGTGACTGAAACGACGCCATTTCCCTTGCCAGAAGTTGATCGGAGAACAGTTTTACCTTTGTCAGAAGCAGAACCCCACCACTCTGAGGCATAGAGCCAGTCACCTTCATCTTCCAAGTGTCGTCGCACTGCGGTTGAGAACCGCCGGAGACGGCTGAAACCTTCTCTGCTTCTGCGCCACATCGAGGTTAAACCCTAGGATATAACCCAAGAACAACATAAGTAAATTTATGGAAAATTTAACCATTACACAAAAAATGATGTATATTTAGCAAAATTTTACTACTTTGCCATGGATTTACAACTCTAGTTACCATTCAatttcaaactcaaaatttCCAAAATCAATAAACAGCAGCACCTAGAAACCGGGCCAGCAGCCATCAAATTCAAAACATGAAAACTGTACCCAATATCTTAATTTTCTAATAGGTCAGGTCTTTCATGAAATGGACATGTACAAGTCAACTAATGCTTGAAAGATTGAAAGAGTGAATGTTATTTCAGGTCTTTCATGAAATGGACATGTACAAGTCAACGACGCATTGGattctttttttgaaattttgaggGAAGAAAGGTACACCTCTTAGGTTTCTGATCCGACAAAAGTACTCAAATCCAACACGTCTTATTATCTTAAGTTATACAACGAAAGAAAAAGAAGGCACTAACAGCTAGCATAAAGACATCTATGTTTTATTAAACAAAGCTCTCAAAAAAAGAATGGAgtgaaagaaaaatcaattgTGAGGGAAGAGAAACCCAAAAAACATGTGGCAGAATAATTTCTTCCCTACTTTCAACTAAATTTTGACATAACCTCCCACATTGTAACACAAAAAGCACATAAGTTTATCGTTTTCTGTCGTAGGAATTTTAGTAGTATAAACATTCATGAACGAGCACAGAACAGACTTTAGCTCATATTATAAACAATCATGATATTATGATTATAATAAAAAGGGATGATAGGTaaagaaaacaatatttttaggCACATGAAATGAAAGAAACAATATTTAAAGTGTAAAGTACAACAAAAATGGGTTTGAAAGAAAGGgatcattcattcattgattgattTCTGTAACAAATGATTCAGTCACACATTGCGTCGAACAGTTTGTAAGCAATATTTGAAACAAtgaaaatactccctccggtcctttttataaggaacaatttggaaaaaaaatttggtcctttttataagaaacaatcattaaatttattcttacaattccatttttacccttattaaattgtattcattccaaagttatgcattaattagagtgatatattccctaaggataaattaatacagcaaggttagttttggaatagattgtaaaattttagaatttttattaagaaagataaggtttcttggtatgtgtgttttttccaaattgttccttataataaggaccggagggagtatctggTAACCCAACGTAGTTGCTCATATAATATGATATCTCATATCTCTATCAATTGAGATAAACTTACCAAGACGATAGTCCAACAGTTCTAATACCACCCTAATCACTTAATTTTCCCTCCTAATTTGGTATCACATGAGGGCGAgtcccccttttttttttcataattaattgatttcttttaattatgatttattGTTACTCTAAATAgagttgggaacaggccaggtcAGACCTTGATAGCCCTAAGCCTGacctacgattttttttcaggtctgagcctggcctatgacctatcaaatgttatttattttggtctgGCATGAGCCTTTTTAAAACCTGGTCTGaccttgtagcctatttaaaagcaTGTGTTACATAAATatctctatatagtctttttaaataggctaaacatgccttaaaagcctatttcacatttaaatttttataatttcttcaacattaagaaaaaactaataaaatgattgacacaataattaaaagttaataaaataacaaatatgattaaataataatatattttttatttggcaaaaaataatataaataataataattaaatataaacaggccggcctattaGGCTTTGTAGGTTTTTTAAGAAGCATGAGCCTGACCTATTTATATAAACAGACTTTTTTCAAAACCTAAgtctgacatttttaataaacaagtAAGGTCAGGCCAGACTTAcacaggccaggccgaaggcgcctgtaggccgcctggcctattcccaaccctaactCTAAATCATACCCACTTTCTTTTATCATCCATCGGTTAGAATATGTGCGTCATTAATTCATTTGTATGTTTTCTTAATTATGACGCATTAGTACTCAAAATTCTACCCATTTTCTTCCCTAATCAATTTCCTTTTAACATTCACTCATCATAATATGTGTGTCATTGATTCATTTGTATGTTTCCAACGTTACTTACATTAATTATGATCATATTTCCAAGATATCTTCCGCCTAATTAAAATGAATTTCATTTATTTCTAACAACATTGGAACTCTAAACCCTACTTATTTTCTTCCttcattaatttctttttaacaTTATTCATCAGAATTTGTGCGtcattaatttatttgtatgttTCCAACGCTGCTTATAATAATTATGATCATAtttcccaaattttttttgactaattaatGGATTTCTTTTAATTCTGACGTATTAATTAGTACTCTAAATTCTACTCCCCCCAATTacatttataagcaaatttgtgCATTGCAAAATGGATGTAtgtagtctataatatagaacACATACATTCAGTtttcaatgtaccaaaaaagtcAAATGTGTGTGTCAACAATTCATTTGTATGTTTCCATTTTTTTACCACCAGTCTAATCTGATTTTGGGGTcagttctggtatcaagtgATTGTAGCCCCTTCCAATCTTAGTTGCAAGGTATAGAACTGTAGTctttcctaccaagttcaacgtcaatcaccactgcaCCATCTAACGATTGGTGATGTTGCTTATATTAATTATGATCAAATTTCCTAGATGTTTTTCGCCTAATTAAtgaatttcatttaattttttttttttgaataagctaaattagcccacccaaattagcaccagagagaatcgaacctcggacctcaagaggagcacactccagGTCCCAAACCAAtatcaatgcaccaacccaagtgggtttgaATTTCATTTAATTCTAACGCATTGGTACTCTAAACCCTACCTATTTTCtttttgggtcatgttaacatgtgcaccaaggacacatgttaagctacctaaaagtagaaatatagcatttaatgatacaaaatatttaatgtttaaagagtTGAATTCACAACTTAACATTTAATGTttaccacatttatcttcttaacacgtgcctttggtgcacatgttaacattctcctttctTTTTTCATCAATTTCCTTTTGACATTCATTCATTAGAAATTGTACGTCATAGATTCATTTGTATGTTTCCAACGTTAGTTACATTAACTATGATCATATTTCcaagatatattttttggactaattagtgaattttttttaattatgacgCATTGGTACTCTAAAGTACCACACTCACCTTCTTCCCTAGTCAATTCCCTTATAACATTCGTTCATTAGAATTCGTGTGTCATTAATTCATTTGAATGTTTTCAACGTtgtttcaattaattataatcatattttcaaagtcttttttttcatgattaattgattttattttattttaactcaTTGATACTCTAAACCATATCAACTTTTTTCCATACCAACTTAgtatttaattgaaaaatcaGGCAGTCAAATTTTAAAAGCTTCATAGTTTGTTGTCATAGCAAAACGAAGTCCATgttcataatcatattttaacaaTTTGTTAGAGAGAACTTGCAAACGCACTAAAGATTATGCCCAAGTGTTTAAATGAACATAAGTGTTTAATAAACCTTTGAATTTTAGTGAGATGTTAATTTTGATCATCCATGAacccctataatttttttatatgtttgtaTTGACAGCAACAACGATATTGTGAAATTTCATTCAGATAGATGGAGACCAAAAATATAAGTTAagataacaaaaatataattccaaCTACCCTCACAAAATGAGAAGTTGAGCAAGTATCTCACATCGACAAAACTAATAAGAATAAGGAGATGAATGATGAAttaaatcatccataaattcaCTTGATAATACACTATGAAATATTTTGTCcgaaaaatacaataataataatttttccaTCCATATAGATGTACGCATCtaacttatttttattggtaCAAATCCAATTTTTCATATTTGATGCATAGTTATTGACCATTAAACAACTAGTTTACTTGTACAAAAACATGCATATTGTCCCTTCACTTTTCATAATATTTGACGACGACACATCGGGCAAGAGTAAGGAGATGAACGCTTAATGCATCCATAAATCCACTTGGCAAtacaatttttatgaaaaatatgagaGCATCTTGTATAAAATAGTTCTGAGTGTGATCCGCTGCAGAACTCCTCAACACAAATTGAACATGGTCCCTTAAAATTTGATGACATAGCTTTAACATACGATTGCATTGA
This portion of the Trifolium pratense cultivar HEN17-A07 linkage group LG3, ARS_RC_1.1, whole genome shotgun sequence genome encodes:
- the LOC123914572 gene encoding uncharacterized protein LOC123914572; this encodes MDSIDITRFLIDTFHDVPYYVLPEVLHQMGDSARNMVALNTEGCGMLHMNVLLQIVTRVDQFDLNCIGRQNMGFSPRLDVETTTLKSTDQCSICVEEFCKGFRKECLIK